The following are from one region of the Desulfomicrobium apsheronum genome:
- a CDS encoding AMP-binding protein — protein MKPALELTAPDLRALLASLIRGSGLHASKAHYLLASSLDMDALASIQPSQSGLQESELRSVALAFTEMLCIPGTAVDQLMSCSTMDEWAQCALEFWRANPAELVFKTSGSTGTPNACKQSFALLEQEIQAQAEIFKEHTRIVTLVPRHHIYGFLFSILLPKALGTPVLELPLVPSRNQMEQLRPGDLVVAFPMFWKSLAVLAPTFPPGVCGVTSTGPCPADVIHSLLNLGLCRITEIYGSSETGGIGTRHHPDHDYTLLPFWEPLAIQPDHQATLTRRLPNGETAGSFKLPDLIHWETARTFRPLKRQDKCVQVAGVNVYPEKVVDCIRSHAMVRSCAVRLMRPDEGQRLKAFVVLKDESRIDAFRRDIRTWLVQRLSASEIPKSLTFGTALPTNDMGKDADWD, from the coding sequence ATGAAACCGGCCCTCGAACTCACCGCGCCCGACCTGCGGGCGTTACTGGCCAGTCTGATACGCGGCTCCGGGTTACACGCCAGCAAGGCGCATTACCTCCTGGCCAGCAGCCTGGACATGGACGCTCTCGCGTCGATCCAACCATCGCAATCAGGTCTGCAGGAATCCGAACTGCGCAGCGTGGCTCTCGCCTTTACTGAAATGCTGTGCATTCCAGGCACTGCCGTAGACCAGCTCATGAGTTGTTCGACCATGGACGAGTGGGCCCAATGCGCGCTCGAGTTCTGGCGCGCCAATCCTGCCGAACTTGTTTTCAAGACATCCGGCAGCACAGGCACGCCCAACGCCTGCAAGCAATCTTTTGCCCTCTTGGAACAGGAAATTCAGGCTCAGGCGGAAATTTTCAAGGAGCATACGCGCATCGTCACTCTGGTTCCCAGGCATCATATCTATGGATTCCTTTTTTCCATTCTCCTGCCCAAGGCCTTGGGAACTCCGGTCCTTGAACTCCCCCTTGTCCCTTCGCGGAACCAGATGGAACAATTGCGACCTGGCGACCTGGTCGTGGCCTTTCCCATGTTCTGGAAATCCTTGGCAGTGCTTGCCCCCACTTTTCCGCCCGGAGTCTGCGGCGTGACATCGACGGGCCCCTGCCCGGCGGATGTCATCCATAGTCTGCTGAACCTGGGACTATGCCGCATAACGGAAATTTATGGTTCCTCGGAAACCGGAGGCATCGGTACGCGTCACCATCCGGATCATGATTACACGCTGCTTCCGTTTTGGGAGCCGCTGGCCATTCAGCCAGACCATCAAGCGACACTCACGCGTCGACTTCCGAACGGAGAAACTGCGGGCTCCTTCAAACTGCCCGATCTCATCCATTGGGAGACAGCCCGAACCTTCCGGCCTCTGAAGCGTCAGGACAAATGTGTCCAAGTGGCAGGTGTCAACGTGTATCCGGAAAAAGTGGTCGACTGCATCCGCAGCCATGCCATGGTACGCTCGTGCGCGGTGCGTCTCATGCGCCCGGATGAAGGGCAACGGCTCAAGGCATTTGTCGTCCTCAAGGATGAGAGCCGCATCGACGCCTTTCGCCGCGACATCCGGACGTGGTTGGTCCAGAGACTGTCCGCGAGCGAGATTCCCAAATCCCTGACTTTCGGGACCGCGCTGCCCACCAACGACATGGGCAAGGATGCTGACTGGGATTGA
- a CDS encoding SDR family NAD(P)-dependent oxidoreductase translates to MARNDATARRILITGATGAIGTALAELYAQAGVVLYLHGRNVGLLENVATSCRSAGATVFTHACDVRDAAAMRLWVEEVSAAGAPDLAILAAGMNTNVGPAGEPEPWAEAEALIDVNVKGTMAVIDALLPGMVARGAGQIAILSSLAGYFGLPLTPSYSAGKAALKAYGEALRGWLRPRGIRVNVIMPGYVKSPMCDHMPGPKPFLWPPGRAAKYIRRGLEQDRARISFPFPLNWGTWWLAVLPAAVSIRIVRWLGYAR, encoded by the coding sequence ATGGCTCGAAATGACGCGACCGCGCGGCGCATCCTGATCACGGGCGCCACGGGCGCCATCGGGACGGCTCTGGCGGAGCTTTATGCGCAAGCGGGCGTTGTCCTCTACCTGCATGGCAGAAACGTCGGGTTGCTTGAAAACGTGGCGACCTCCTGCCGGTCCGCCGGCGCCACGGTCTTCACCCATGCCTGCGACGTGCGCGACGCGGCGGCCATGCGACTCTGGGTGGAGGAAGTATCCGCAGCTGGCGCTCCTGACCTGGCGATCCTGGCGGCAGGCATGAACACCAACGTCGGCCCCGCAGGCGAGCCCGAACCCTGGGCCGAGGCCGAGGCCCTCATAGACGTCAACGTCAAGGGAACCATGGCAGTCATCGACGCCCTGTTGCCGGGCATGGTTGCGCGCGGAGCAGGGCAGATAGCAATTTTGAGTTCCCTGGCCGGGTATTTCGGCCTGCCGCTGACGCCTTCCTACAGCGCCGGCAAGGCGGCCCTGAAGGCTTACGGCGAGGCCTTGCGGGGCTGGCTCAGGCCAAGGGGTATTCGGGTCAACGTGATCATGCCGGGCTATGTCAAATCGCCCATGTGCGACCACATGCCCGGCCCAAAGCCCTTTCTCTGGCCTCCCGGAAGAGCTGCGAAGTACATCCGCCGGGGCCTGGAGCAGGACCGGGCGCGCATTAGCTTCCCCTTTCCCCTGAACTGGGGGACCTGGTGGCTGGCGGTGCTGCCCGCCGCCGTTTCGATCCGCATTGTGCGCTGGCTGGGCTATGCACGCTGA
- a CDS encoding FAD-dependent oxidoreductase, giving the protein MDHRNRQPLTFTADVIVVGAGPSGVSAALAAAKAGAQVLLVDEHSKPGGTLDHAGLHTICGLYLPDRSKATYVSDRARMWAQAVGNKPRRIGRVHVLPIDPGQFSQTASKMLETQPTIQASFNTRLQPRDHLVFRSLIDATGQASILSMADLPTTATEPTCPGVGFSIGGIDHGEAWSSLQVLRQLAQASRRFLPSFLPWDKKSREVQGILNLPPEFHAEKPVRLAEHAQECLGIMLADLRQTCAAFKSARLEWSGKKVGLRSGRVFAGFLRLDEEMLRKDCTAYPGIRGYWPAEWWRDLRGPRYIYPHPKGFAIPDECLRASRSPSIYTAGMSLSSSSLGQAAARVAGVCIETGHRAGELAAQDARRSASSRLVLKQATAAT; this is encoded by the coding sequence ATGGATCATCGGAACCGCCAGCCCTTGACGTTCACGGCCGACGTCATTGTCGTTGGCGCCGGTCCTTCGGGCGTTTCCGCGGCCCTGGCAGCCGCCAAGGCCGGAGCGCAGGTTCTCTTGGTGGACGAACACTCAAAACCTGGCGGCACCCTGGACCATGCAGGGCTTCACACCATCTGTGGGCTCTACCTGCCCGACAGGAGCAAAGCGACCTACGTTTCGGACAGGGCGCGGATGTGGGCTCAGGCAGTCGGCAACAAACCACGGCGTATAGGCCGGGTGCATGTGCTCCCTATCGATCCCGGACAATTTTCACAGACAGCGTCGAAGATGCTGGAGACGCAACCAACGATCCAAGCCTCATTCAATACGCGTCTGCAACCCCGCGATCATCTTGTGTTCCGGTCTCTCATCGACGCCACCGGGCAGGCCAGTATCCTGAGCATGGCAGACCTGCCAACAACGGCCACAGAACCAACCTGCCCCGGTGTCGGTTTTTCCATTGGGGGGATTGATCACGGCGAGGCCTGGAGTTCTCTTCAGGTGTTGCGGCAACTCGCCCAGGCAAGTCGAAGATTCCTGCCCTCGTTTCTGCCTTGGGACAAAAAAAGCAGAGAAGTCCAAGGTATTCTCAATCTTCCGCCTGAATTTCATGCGGAAAAACCTGTGAGACTGGCGGAACATGCTCAAGAATGCCTAGGCATAATGCTCGCTGATTTACGACAGACATGCGCCGCCTTCAAATCGGCGCGCCTTGAATGGTCAGGAAAAAAAGTGGGATTGCGAAGCGGCAGAGTGTTTGCCGGTTTTTTGCGCCTTGATGAAGAGATGCTTCGAAAGGACTGCACGGCATATCCCGGTATCCGAGGCTATTGGCCGGCTGAATGGTGGCGCGATCTGCGTGGCCCACGCTACATTTATCCGCATCCGAAGGGGTTTGCCATACCCGACGAATGTCTCCGGGCATCACGTTCCCCTTCAATCTACACGGCCGGCATGAGTCTAAGTTCTTCCTCCCTGGGCCAGGCAGCAGCCAGAGTTGCCGGCGTCTGCATTGAAACAGGGCATCGCGCGGGAGAACTGGCGGCGCAGGATGCACGCCGCTCGGCATCAAGCAGGCTCGTATTGAAACAGGCTACAGCAGCAACATGA
- a CDS encoding class I adenylate-forming enzyme family protein translates to MNIIESILSRAVTYGNKPALIQGPKYLNFSDLDREVRKQADALKFANNRNARVAMSLANSIDDIILALAVMLKGHALIALSPNASDQEKNNHLRCCDADAVLERSENKFETKVLDSSRCFYPEQESTAFIRPTSGTTGSSKGVILSHQCIEARTDSVVKALKLGIEDRIIWTMSASLHFASSILAYLMAGTAVILAPDTQPETVVSLAKKHQATLLYGGPWQFRLLAADSGMEKLPHLRWAISTGQPLPESIAVSFQHRFGHPLRQAYGIIEAGLVCISTQDDSNPLTVGPAAPGFDIRICNEEGNNVADGQIGEVCIKSESVFSGYIYPQRSPATLDKDKFFSSGDLGIIEKKCLRLVGRKASQINVAGLKVFPEEIESVLESHPEILKSRVYGIPESRIGHIIVAEVIFKSNKEIDRFLIINHCKKYLQPYKLPLKIIPVSEILHTASGKVKRY, encoded by the coding sequence ATGAACATCATTGAATCGATTCTGTCCCGTGCCGTCACATACGGAAACAAACCCGCTCTCATTCAGGGCCCCAAATACCTGAATTTTTCGGATCTCGACCGTGAAGTCCGAAAGCAGGCCGATGCCCTGAAGTTTGCGAACAACCGCAACGCTCGCGTTGCCATGTCTTTGGCCAACTCCATTGACGACATTATCCTTGCGCTAGCCGTGATGTTGAAAGGTCATGCACTCATTGCGCTGTCTCCCAATGCGTCTGACCAGGAAAAAAACAACCACCTTCGTTGTTGCGATGCAGATGCCGTATTGGAACGAAGCGAAAACAAATTTGAAACAAAAGTACTGGACAGTTCTAGATGTTTTTATCCAGAACAAGAATCAACAGCTTTTATTCGTCCAACATCTGGAACAACCGGATCAAGCAAGGGCGTCATCCTTTCACATCAGTGTATTGAAGCAAGGACTGATTCAGTAGTCAAGGCTCTTAAACTTGGGATTGAAGACAGAATAATATGGACAATGTCTGCAAGCTTGCATTTCGCATCTTCGATACTTGCTTATCTCATGGCCGGGACAGCGGTTATCCTCGCTCCCGACACGCAACCAGAAACGGTTGTCTCATTGGCTAAGAAACACCAAGCAACCCTGCTCTATGGCGGCCCTTGGCAGTTTCGACTGCTGGCCGCCGATTCAGGCATGGAAAAACTTCCACACCTACGCTGGGCAATCTCCACAGGGCAACCCCTCCCGGAATCCATAGCCGTCTCTTTTCAACATCGTTTCGGCCATCCGCTCAGACAAGCTTATGGAATAATCGAAGCAGGCCTCGTCTGCATCAGCACTCAAGATGATTCAAATCCATTGACCGTAGGTCCAGCAGCGCCAGGATTCGATATCCGAATTTGCAACGAAGAAGGAAACAATGTCGCTGACGGACAAATTGGAGAAGTGTGCATCAAAAGTGAATCCGTATTTTCTGGATATATTTATCCGCAGCGAAGTCCAGCAACCCTTGACAAGGACAAGTTCTTTTCCAGTGGAGATCTTGGAATTATAGAAAAAAAATGTTTAAGGCTTGTTGGAAGGAAAGCATCTCAAATAAATGTGGCCGGCTTGAAAGTTTTTCCAGAAGAAATTGAATCCGTGCTTGAATCTCATCCAGAAATTTTAAAATCACGAGTTTACGGAATTCCAGAATCACGAATCGGACATATTATTGTAGCTGAAGTAATCTTTAAATCAAATAAAGAAATTGACAGATTTTTAATAATAAATCATTGCAAAAAATATTTACAACCGTACAAACTTCCCCTTAAAATTATCCCTGTGTCAGAAATTCTTCACACTGCGAGCGGAAAAGTTAAAAGATACTAG
- a CDS encoding Rpn family recombination-promoting nuclease/putative transposase has protein sequence MNPVNNVHDTLFRQTMSHKDVAADFLRNYLPESVTRHLLLDTLSIGKDTFVGGDQREHYSDMLYSVRLASGKSAYVYLLFEHKSSPDRFVALQLLRYMLEIWELHRKQNKGAKTLPLILPIVVYHGRTRRQAVRLLELMDLPDSDLGRYVPDFDQAFYDFSPDSEEEIKGAILLRLALTCLRAKNNPTVERHVREIFRMLRELGDDAPSLQWLTTIAGYVFQTMDIDRDVMHTIVRETLGPGKEDAVMTLAERLRSEGRMEGRMQGQTEGRMEGRMEGRVEGEVLGRSAVLQRQLAKRFGRGILDFRTQERLRTATAGQLDLWAERILDARTIEDVFRES, from the coding sequence ATGAACCCGGTCAATAACGTCCATGACACACTCTTCCGTCAAACCATGAGCCACAAGGACGTGGCTGCGGACTTTCTTCGCAACTACCTGCCCGAAAGCGTGACCAGGCATTTGCTTCTCGACACTCTGTCCATAGGCAAGGACACCTTTGTAGGCGGGGATCAACGAGAGCATTATTCAGACATGCTTTACTCGGTTCGGCTTGCGAGCGGGAAATCTGCGTACGTGTACCTGCTTTTTGAACACAAAAGCAGTCCCGACCGTTTTGTCGCGCTGCAACTGTTGCGCTACATGCTCGAAATCTGGGAGCTTCATCGCAAGCAGAACAAGGGCGCAAAGACCTTGCCGCTCATCCTTCCCATAGTTGTCTATCACGGCAGGACCCGCAGGCAGGCCGTCAGACTTCTGGAACTCATGGACCTGCCGGATTCGGATCTTGGTCGATACGTGCCGGATTTCGATCAGGCCTTTTATGATTTTTCTCCGGACTCGGAGGAAGAGATCAAAGGGGCCATCCTCTTGCGCCTGGCGCTGACCTGCCTGAGGGCCAAGAACAATCCGACCGTTGAGCGACATGTGCGTGAGATCTTCCGGATGTTGCGCGAACTTGGAGATGACGCACCTTCGCTGCAATGGTTGACGACCATTGCAGGATACGTGTTTCAGACCATGGACATCGACCGTGACGTCATGCACACTATCGTCAGAGAAACTCTCGGACCGGGAAAGGAGGATGCAGTCATGACACTCGCGGAACGTTTACGCAGTGAAGGTCGGATGGAAGGGCGAATGCAGGGACAGACGGAAGGACGGATGGAAGGGCGGATGGAAGGACGGGTGGAAGGCGAGGTTCTGGGACGGTCCGCGGTTCTCCAGCGCCAACTCGCCAAGCGTTTCGGCCGGGGCATCCTGGACTTCCGCACCCAGGAGCGTCTGCGCACCGCCACGGCCGGTCAACTCGATCTCTGGGCCGAGCGCATCCTGGACGCAAGGACAATCGAGGATGTGTTCCGCGAATCCTGA
- a CDS encoding B12-binding domain-containing radical SAM protein, with amino-acid sequence MANILIIAVNRQRLPYPAAPIGAAMIVGALNKAQHNARLLDLGPALHVKSTLHRTIENFSPDLIGFSMRNLDSCIMTSPESFLPEVKKVVGIVRQATNVPLIIGGAAFSLAPLEILNALGLEWGVVGEGERTCVDLVERLLSGNNPADIPGVAGRHGEMRSRENIIDLDALPRQEHRQIPLKTYVRWGGFAGIQTRRGCNLTCSYCVYPHLEGRRMRLRSAQSVVQEIADIRRSGCRHFYFVDSAFNHPREHALAICDALARANLDITWQAYINPSGLDETLARSMKASGCIGAELGLDAASEPMLESMGKNFSLSEIAKASKALQKADIPFAAHLLFGGPGETWRTIRDSAEFLDQHVHANAIFPSIGIRVYRNTGVWKYCLDEGLLDAQNTLLEPFYFCSPDLGPAPVAGIDELSMHRPTWSTPTDWNKSSLNMIMKLLGLFQQRPIWKNVRGYGKRKPMIYGR; translated from the coding sequence ATGGCCAATATACTTATCATCGCCGTCAATAGACAACGCCTGCCATACCCAGCCGCTCCGATCGGCGCAGCCATGATAGTTGGTGCGTTGAACAAAGCCCAGCACAACGCGCGACTGCTTGACCTCGGACCTGCTTTGCACGTCAAGAGCACCTTGCATCGCACCATTGAGAATTTTTCACCGGATTTGATCGGGTTTTCCATGCGCAACCTGGACTCCTGCATCATGACATCCCCGGAATCGTTTCTTCCGGAAGTAAAAAAGGTGGTCGGCATTGTCCGTCAGGCCACAAACGTGCCCCTGATCATCGGAGGTGCGGCCTTTTCTCTTGCTCCGCTTGAAATTTTGAATGCTCTTGGGCTTGAATGGGGAGTTGTCGGAGAAGGAGAACGCACGTGCGTCGATTTAGTCGAGCGTTTGCTCTCAGGGAATAACCCGGCCGACATCCCCGGCGTGGCAGGACGCCATGGGGAAATGCGCTCCCGTGAAAACATCATCGATCTGGATGCATTGCCAAGGCAGGAGCACAGGCAGATTCCTCTCAAAACCTACGTGCGATGGGGAGGATTCGCAGGCATTCAAACCCGCAGAGGGTGTAACCTGACCTGCTCATATTGCGTGTACCCGCATCTTGAGGGTCGCAGGATGCGCCTGCGTTCCGCGCAAAGCGTCGTCCAGGAAATCGCGGACATTCGCCGGTCCGGATGCCGCCATTTCTACTTTGTGGATTCGGCTTTCAACCACCCGCGCGAACACGCTCTGGCCATTTGCGACGCATTGGCCCGGGCGAACCTTGATATCACTTGGCAGGCATATATCAATCCCTCCGGCCTCGACGAGACGCTTGCACGATCCATGAAGGCGTCAGGATGTATCGGCGCCGAACTGGGGTTGGACGCAGCCAGCGAACCCATGCTCGAATCCATGGGCAAGAATTTTTCTCTATCCGAGATTGCCAAAGCATCCAAGGCGCTACAAAAAGCGGACATTCCCTTTGCCGCGCACCTTCTTTTCGGAGGTCCGGGAGAAACATGGCGCACGATACGGGATTCAGCGGAATTTCTTGATCAGCATGTTCACGCCAATGCAATCTTTCCAAGCATCGGAATCCGTGTTTACCGAAACACCGGCGTATGGAAATATTGTCTGGATGAAGGGCTTCTTGATGCCCAAAACACCTTGCTGGAGCCTTTTTATTTTTGTTCGCCGGACCTGGGACCAGCCCCAGTGGCCGGTATTGACGAACTCTCCATGCATCGCCCGACATGGTCCACGCCAACGGATTGGAACAAATCGTCCCTGAACATGATCATGAAACTGCTGGGCCTGTTTCAACAGCGTCCGATCTGGAAAAACGTTCGGGGCTACGGAAAGCGCAAGCCCATGATATATGGTCGATGA
- a CDS encoding glycosyltransferase, which yields MQFFALLMELVFYALIACFAVYVLLELRMVRVSSKAERRKLAEISLRPEGEEDFFPRVGVFLPVCNESGVIRRLIDAACQLKYPAGKLEIAVLDDSSDITSDLAKSLVEDYAALGVNIRYLKRRSRRCSKAGNLSYGVAQIDAEFLAIFDADFVPPPDFLLKTIPCFKDPDLGFLQTGIDYENRNASFLTQFQAMEMGHQQFITVGLSEEGNMASLSGSSCVWRRACMEAMGGWKAATATEDVDIGYKAQLGDWKYAYLKDVVSMSILPETVSAFRVQRERWGRGLIHSAFRHVGSMFKKKMPLLKRMHAVSMMFSSLLLASIYCLFLLSLPLTLFMQFEGVGFVLAALAFFALVAVWGFANIVGSPLWEDFAGGRGFLRTFPYVYVYVSLFLPMALYYFVGGIRAARGVFEEFNRTPKCEDEDCSERPKIDAWLYWGEIFSFVYAVLTTVAGMITGNVILLPISVTAILGFGMVLHWGRRDGRARDGSK from the coding sequence ATGCAGTTTTTCGCCTTGCTGATGGAACTTGTTTTCTATGCCTTGATCGCCTGTTTCGCGGTCTACGTGCTGCTGGAACTGCGCATGGTCAGGGTGTCCAGCAAGGCCGAGCGACGCAAGTTGGCGGAGATTTCCCTGCGTCCCGAAGGGGAGGAGGATTTTTTTCCTCGGGTGGGCGTTTTTCTGCCTGTCTGCAATGAATCTGGCGTGATCAGACGCCTCATCGATGCGGCCTGTCAGCTTAAGTATCCAGCGGGAAAACTGGAAATTGCGGTGCTGGATGATTCCTCGGACATCACCAGTGACCTGGCGAAATCCCTGGTGGAAGACTACGCCGCGCTGGGCGTGAACATCCGCTACCTGAAACGGCGCTCGCGCCGCTGCTCCAAGGCGGGCAACCTGAGCTACGGCGTGGCTCAGATCGACGCCGAATTCCTGGCCATTTTCGACGCGGATTTTGTTCCGCCGCCTGATTTTCTGCTCAAAACCATCCCCTGTTTCAAGGACCCCGATCTTGGCTTCCTGCAGACCGGCATCGACTACGAGAACCGGAACGCGTCTTTCCTGACGCAGTTCCAGGCTATGGAGATGGGGCATCAGCAGTTCATTACCGTGGGCCTGAGCGAAGAGGGCAACATGGCCTCTTTGAGCGGCAGCTCCTGCGTCTGGCGCCGGGCCTGCATGGAGGCCATGGGCGGCTGGAAGGCGGCCACGGCCACCGAGGATGTGGACATCGGCTACAAGGCTCAGCTTGGCGACTGGAAGTATGCGTACCTCAAAGACGTGGTCTCCATGTCCATCCTGCCCGAAACGGTCAGCGCCTTCCGTGTTCAGCGCGAGCGCTGGGGGCGCGGACTGATTCACAGCGCCTTCAGGCACGTGGGCAGCATGTTCAAGAAGAAAATGCCCCTGCTGAAGCGCATGCACGCCGTGTCCATGATGTTTTCGTCGCTTCTGCTGGCGTCCATCTATTGTCTGTTCCTGCTCAGTCTGCCCCTGACACTTTTCATGCAGTTCGAGGGCGTGGGCTTCGTGCTTGCGGCCCTGGCTTTTTTTGCGCTTGTGGCCGTCTGGGGTTTTGCCAACATCGTCGGATCCCCTCTTTGGGAGGATTTCGCGGGAGGCAGGGGGTTCCTGCGGACCTTTCCTTACGTTTATGTCTACGTCAGCCTTTTCCTGCCCATGGCCCTGTACTATTTCGTGGGTGGAATACGCGCCGCACGGGGGGTGTTCGAGGAATTCAACCGCACGCCCAAGTGCGAGGACGAGGACTGCTCAGAGCGCCCGAAGATTGACGCCTGGCTGTATTGGGGCGAAATTTTTTCTTTTGTCTATGCGGTTCTGACGACGGTTGCGGGCATGATCACGGGAAATGTCATTCTGCTGCCCATCAGCGTTACGGCCATTCTGGGTTTTGGGATGGTCCTGCATTGGGGCAGGCGGGACGGGAGGGCGCGAGATGGCTCGAAATGA
- a CDS encoding LTA synthase family protein yields the protein MHAEHAVFAPVLAAILAMVATAALELLLRPRPSFSRPARAWALHAGVVCAMTGVLTALLGNSWLSVGCLVVLFLILVLVNNAKVASLGEPFVFQDYEYFTDMVRYPRLYIPFFGWRNFLVSVAGGLALLYFAVSEVGHLLHYNWGVAILAGMAAVVLGAVCVWAAERRPLRVSFDPLGDLRVLGFVASLWRYWALSRKFPEVSSPFESLDSRPVRPLRTTQKALPHMVAVQSESFFDPRRLFPAIRPSVLAEYDRLKAQSRAWGALRVPAWGANTVRSEFSFLSGIDASLLGAHRFNPYRALARGWKVATLAAFLRSLGYRTICIHPYFRSFYLRDKVMPRMGFDAFRGIESFTGARCYGPYISDMAVADMILETLKTASAPTFVFAITMENHGPLHLETVGQADEAELYSSATPENFEDLTVFLRHVRSADAMIGTLAAGAAACNRPMELCWYGDHVPIMPKVYDTLGAPCGDVEYVLWNGTREGIATHQDAGVEQLAMKWLASAGLIG from the coding sequence ATGCACGCTGAGCACGCGGTGTTTGCCCCGGTGCTGGCAGCGATCTTGGCCATGGTCGCGACCGCGGCATTGGAACTGCTGCTCAGGCCAAGGCCCTCATTCTCGCGCCCGGCCAGAGCTTGGGCCCTTCACGCGGGGGTGGTCTGCGCCATGACCGGGGTGCTGACGGCCCTGCTGGGCAACTCCTGGCTGTCTGTGGGCTGCCTAGTGGTGCTTTTCCTCATTCTTGTGCTGGTCAATAACGCCAAGGTCGCATCGCTTGGCGAGCCTTTCGTCTTTCAGGACTACGAATATTTCACGGACATGGTCCGCTACCCGAGGCTTTATATCCCCTTTTTCGGCTGGCGGAATTTTTTGGTTTCGGTGGCAGGCGGCCTTGCGCTGCTGTATTTTGCAGTCAGCGAAGTTGGTCACTTGCTTCACTATAATTGGGGAGTCGCCATTCTTGCCGGGATGGCCGCCGTGGTATTGGGCGCGGTTTGCGTGTGGGCTGCCGAAAGGCGTCCATTGCGTGTCAGCTTTGATCCGCTCGGAGACCTCAGGGTTTTGGGATTCGTAGCCAGCCTCTGGCGGTATTGGGCGTTGAGCCGTAAGTTTCCTGAGGTGTCATCGCCTTTCGAAAGCCTTGATTCCAGGCCTGTCCGGCCGCTCCGGACAACACAGAAGGCTTTGCCTCACATGGTGGCGGTCCAGAGCGAATCGTTTTTCGACCCCAGACGATTGTTTCCCGCTATTCGCCCTTCCGTGCTGGCGGAATATGACAGACTCAAGGCGCAGTCCCGGGCATGGGGAGCGCTGCGCGTTCCCGCCTGGGGCGCCAACACCGTCCGCTCGGAGTTCTCGTTTTTGTCCGGAATCGACGCCTCACTGCTGGGGGCACATCGTTTCAATCCTTACAGGGCCTTGGCGCGAGGCTGGAAGGTCGCGACGCTGGCTGCGTTTCTGCGCTCGCTCGGCTATCGTACCATTTGCATCCATCCGTATTTCAGAAGTTTTTACCTGCGCGACAAGGTTATGCCGCGCATGGGGTTTGACGCATTCCGGGGGATCGAAAGCTTCACGGGTGCCCGATGCTACGGGCCGTACATAAGCGACATGGCTGTCGCCGACATGATTCTTGAAACCCTCAAAACCGCCTCGGCGCCGACGTTCGTCTTCGCCATCACCATGGAAAATCATGGTCCGCTGCATCTGGAGACGGTCGGTCAGGCCGATGAAGCGGAGTTGTACAGTTCTGCGACGCCAGAGAACTTCGAGGATCTGACGGTGTTCCTGCGCCATGTCCGAAGCGCCGACGCCATGATCGGGACCCTCGCCGCCGGGGCGGCCGCATGCAACCGGCCCATGGAGCTGTGCTGGTACGGCGACCACGTGCCCATCATGCCGAAGGTCTATGACACCCTGGGTGCGCCCTGCGGGGATGTGGAGTACGTGTTGTGGAACGGTACCCGGGAGGGCATCGCGACGCACCAGGACGCAGGGGTGGAGCAGTTGGCCATGAAATGGCTCGCCAGTGCGGGATTGATCGGTTGA
- a CDS encoding acyl carrier protein, with product MTLEEISPDSTFNWLKKNMQDLLGVPPEKLSPASTLADLGIDSLAQLQLIVMAENELGASIPDSALTQINLHSLETLSATIDTYRNQCP from the coding sequence ATGACGCTCGAAGAAATTTCTCCAGACTCAACTTTCAACTGGCTCAAAAAAAACATGCAGGATCTTCTCGGCGTCCCGCCCGAGAAATTGAGCCCTGCTTCCACTTTGGCAGATCTTGGCATCGATTCATTGGCCCAGCTGCAGCTCATCGTCATGGCTGAAAATGAATTAGGCGCAAGCATTCCCGACTCGGCACTGACCCAGATCAATCTGCACAGCCTGGAAACATTGTCCGCGACCATCGACACGTATCGCAACCAGTGCCCATGA